From one Planococcus citri chromosome 3, ihPlaCitr1.1, whole genome shotgun sequence genomic stretch:
- the LOC135838938 gene encoding proton-coupled folate transporter-like, whose amino-acid sequence MIKNVSRFVKNVTVEPAVLLSMAAFVVVELTGVNLLIQKKCRFNATSEPDLSTPCDDEKQGIVFASGIMSYLRFIMYFLILLYAALAMSWSDGAGRCRKPLIMLPMLGLMGQSLCGCLHSYFWTWDPFKSALWNVIIEVACGGIILMIVASQAHLCDVSDVASRTMRLGLFSATKTAGDLAGFGSAGFVLRKFGFFYTYLICFVLSTVALVLAWVFVEDASVHVERKAHFCRVFNVMRIVDSFKIVFKKSLKSRRIIIVMLIGINVLVYFSVQGENSVQYLFLRHKFHWNEQDYSLYVIYRYIGVIIGNVFCSIVLSKLLKLHDAVIGALAGVWDTVAAVGYLFANQNWHLFVVPLFDVFHGAVLSVMMSFFSKFYEINELGRLSSVLLISSLVVPSCYPAYNIIFLKTLDFFPSAYFMLSIVINVMILLLYLSSYFLNKKLNKQESAAE is encoded by the exons ATGATTAAAAATGTATCTCGTTTCGTGAAAAATGTAACCGTCGAACCGGCGGTTTTATTATCGATGGCTGCATTCGTCGTAGTGGAACTAACCGGTGTTAATTtattaattcagaaaaaatgccGATTTAACGCCACATCAGAGCCAGACTTGAGTACCCCTTGTGACGATGAAAAACAAGGAATAGTTTTCGCATCGGGAATCATGAGTTATCTTCGTTTCATAATGTACTTCCTGATCCTCTTGTACGCTGCGCTGGCAATGAGCTGGAGTGACGGAGCTGGCCGATGTCGTAAACCTTTAATTATGCTACCTATGTTAGGACTTATGGGTCAATCGCTATGTGGCTGTTTGCATTCTTATTTCTGGACTTGGGATCCGTTTAAAAGCGCTTTGTGGAATGTTATTATCGAAGTAGCATGTGGAGGAATAATATTGATGATTGTAGCTAGTCAAGCTCACTTATGCGATGTATCGGACGTGGCAAGTCGTACGATGAGATTAGGTCTTTTTTCAGCTACTAAAACAGCCGGTGATCTGGCAGGATTCGGAAGTGCTGGGTTCGTGCttcgaaaatttggatttttttacacGTATTTGATATGTTTTGTTTTATCAACGGTTGCGTTGGTGTTGGCTTGGGTTTTTGTCGAAGATGCATCTGTGCATGTGGAAAGAAAAGCGCATTTTTGTCGAGTTTTTAATGTTATGCGAATCGTTGATAGTTTTAAAATAGTTTTCAAGAAGAGTCTCAAGAGCAGGAGGATCATTATTGTTATGTTGATTGGTATCAATGTGTTGGTGTATTTCTCTGTGCAAG GTGAAAATTCGGTTCAATATTTGTTTCTACGGCATAAATTCCATTGGAATGAACAGGATTACAGTTTGTACGTTATTTACAGATATATTGGAGTTATTATTG GCAATGTATTTTGTTCAATTGTCTTGAGCAAACTGTTGAAATTACATGACGCTGTGATTGGTGCATTGGCCGGAGTATGGGATACCGTTGCAGCTGTCGGATACTTATTTGCTAATCAAAATTGGCATCTTTTTGTTG ttccTCTGTTCGATGTATTTCATGGTGCGGTTTTGTCAGTGATGATGTCATTCTtcagtaaattttatgaaattaatgaACTAG gccGTTTGTCGTCCGTTCTTCTTATATCATCGTTGGTGGTTCCATCGTGTTACCCAGCATAcaatataatttttctgaaaactttggACTTTTTCCCTTCAGCATACTTCATGTTGAGCATTGTTATAAATGTCATGATTCTACTTTTGTATCT ttcatcgtattttttgaataaaaaattaaataaacaagAATCAGCAGCGGAATGA
- the LOC135838939 gene encoding probable peptidoglycan muropeptide transporter SLC46: protein MITSACQAYVCDASEVKSRTMRLGFFQAARTLGDLVGFGSAGFILRRFGFFYTYLICVVLSVVTLILAWAFVKDTSVPVEKKPHFWQRFNVMHICTSFNVIFKKSLGSKRYIAAILLIIYTMVFFCTQGENSVQYLFLRYKFHWDERDYSAYVIYRYIGVILGSVFCSVVLSKLLKLHDGMIGTMAAFWDTIAAFGYLFASQNWHLYVVPLFDVFHGTVLSVSLSFFSKYYAPDEFGRLTCVLAVLGLVIPACYPAYSTIFRKTMDFFPSAYFTLSIAVNVIVIVLYILAYFLSVKLNQQESPRNEERAS from the exons ATGATAACGTCTGCGTGTCAAGCCTACGTATGTGATGCATCAGAAGTGAAAAGTCGTACGATGAGGTTAGGGTTTTTTCAAGCAGCTAGAACGCTAGGAGATCTTGTGGGATTTGGAAGTGCCGGATTCATACTTCGGAGATTCGGATTTTTCTACACGTATCTCATATGCGTTGTGTTATCTGTGGTTACGTTGATATTAGCTTGGGCTTTTGTCAAAGATACATCGGTGCCAGTTGAAAAGAAACCTCATTTTTGGCAACGTTTCAATGTCATGCACATTTGCACTAGttttaatgtgattttcaaaaaaagcctcGGAAGTAAAAGGTATATCGCGGCTATTTTGCTGATTATTTACACTATGGTGTTCTTCTGTACGCAGG gAGAAAATTCAGTCCAGTATTTATTTCTACGGTACAAATTTCATTGGGATGAACGTGATTACAGTGCGTACGTAATTTATAGGTATATCGGAGTGATTCTAG gcAGTGTATTCTGCTCAGTTGTGCTGAGTAAACTGCTAAAACTGCACGATGGAATGATCGGTACGATGGCTGCATTCTGGGATACTATAGCAGCCTTTGGGTACTTATTTGCAAGCCAAAATTGGCATCTTTATGTTG TTCCTTTGTTTGATGTATTTCATGGCACTGTTTTGTCTGTGagtctttcatttttcagcaaatattaCGCACCAGATGAATTTG GTCGTTTAACCTGTGTCCTTGCAGTATTAGGATTGGTGATTCCAGCTTGTTATCCTGCCTATAGTACAATATTTCGAAAAACTATGGATTTTTTCCCTTCAGCGTACTTCACGTTGAGTATAGCAGTAAATGTCATCGTAATTGTCTTATACAT ctTAGCGTATTTTTTGAGCGTGAAATTGAATCAACAAGAATCACCGCGGAATGAAGAACGGGCATCATGA